Proteins co-encoded in one Vibrio sp. SNU_ST1 genomic window:
- a CDS encoding MarR family winged helix-turn-helix transcriptional regulator, translated as MDAIDRVVEQWAKEKPELETEPMAMMGRIMRIAKYMETQVAELHKNYDMKLGEFDVLATLRRSGKPYQLTPSELIGSMMLTSGAMTNRLDKLEAKGLISREHSKEDRRSVSVQLTKDGLILIDQMMTEHVEMQKKLVKSLSASQKKNTNQLLKAWLSAYE; from the coding sequence ATGGATGCTATCGACCGCGTAGTAGAGCAATGGGCAAAGGAAAAGCCTGAATTAGAAACTGAGCCAATGGCAATGATGGGCCGGATTATGCGTATTGCCAAGTATATGGAGACGCAAGTTGCCGAGCTTCATAAAAATTACGACATGAAACTTGGTGAGTTTGATGTGTTGGCAACGTTGCGACGTTCTGGGAAGCCTTATCAACTGACGCCATCAGAACTGATCGGATCTATGATGCTGACATCAGGTGCAATGACCAATCGGCTTGATAAATTAGAAGCTAAAGGGCTGATCAGTCGTGAGCACAGCAAAGAAGACAGACGCAGCGTGAGTGTTCAGCTAACCAAAGATGGTCTTATTCTGATTGACCAAATGATGACTGAACATGTCGAAATGCAGAAAAAACTGGTTAAGTCATTGTCTGCGAGCCAGAAGAAGAACACTAACCAACTTCTGAAAGCATGGTTGAGTGCTTACGAATAA
- a CDS encoding DMT family transporter yields the protein MNILLAMIPAFFWGTTYAVTQFTLQEWPPLLLGALRALPAGLLLLVVKPTMPQKGEWQIIFTLGLINIATFFSLIFVMALTLPSAISGVGMISVPVFAMIFHWVVKKQRPQLIQALSGVGLITLAWILFNPSQIALNPIGLGAMFAAIMCIVIGSSITKSLGNRMHWWKVLTWQLILGGTILSVASGVHALIDPQPYVNAVTHFDTRNAMGLLWVIGLNTALGYGMYVWLLQRMSVVDFTFGGIANPIAGIVTGMVLMGESFTPLQYSLMTGMIVMSLLPQLILAVRQTKTVKSVTQSKVQ from the coding sequence ATGAACATATTATTAGCAATGATCCCCGCGTTCTTTTGGGGAACAACCTATGCAGTGACGCAATTTACGCTACAGGAATGGCCCCCCTTATTATTGGGTGCTTTGCGTGCGTTGCCTGCTGGTTTGTTATTGCTAGTAGTAAAACCTACAATGCCTCAAAAAGGTGAATGGCAGATCATTTTCACATTGGGTCTTATCAATATTGCGACCTTCTTTAGCTTAATCTTCGTGATGGCGTTGACGTTGCCTTCGGCAATCTCCGGTGTAGGTATGATCTCTGTGCCAGTGTTTGCGATGATCTTCCATTGGGTAGTAAAGAAACAGCGACCGCAATTGATTCAAGCCTTGTCTGGTGTTGGATTAATCACATTGGCATGGATACTGTTTAATCCAAGTCAAATCGCATTAAACCCAATAGGTTTAGGCGCCATGTTCGCTGCAATTATGTGTATCGTTATCGGCAGCAGCATTACCAAGTCACTGGGTAATCGCATGCACTGGTGGAAGGTATTAACGTGGCAACTGATTTTGGGTGGTACGATTTTATCTGTCGCGTCTGGCGTTCATGCACTCATCGACCCACAGCCTTATGTTAACGCTGTGACTCATTTCGATACTCGTAATGCGATGGGTCTATTGTGGGTGATTGGGCTAAATACGGCGCTGGGTTACGGCATGTATGTGTGGCTACTACAGCGTATGTCAGTGGTGGATTTTACCTTCGGTGGCATCGCTAACCCAATTGCGGGAATTGTGACAGGTATGGTGTTGATGGGTGAATCCTTTACCCCACTCCAGTACTCGCTAATGACAGGCATGATAGTGATGTCACTGCTACCGCAACTTATCCTTGCGGTAAGGCAAACCAAAACGGTCAAATCCGTTACGCAAAGCAAAGTGCAGTAA
- a CDS encoding DUF1254 domain-containing protein, with protein sequence MVTSKLKALVLASSIFISNQVLATENYNTEIPPSIMTPDTVQTSIGELNFKDGAPTEETAQKLYDNLDTFRSTEVFLNAIPMASVEALRLGHVELGSKSSNQVVVFDKLMDSNPLFLTGNTDTVYASVFLDLEKDGPTVIEVPEGMGPTTVNDAFFRFVTDLGIVGPDKGKGGKYLILPPGYEGEVPEGYFVSQSTSYTNWFIARGFLKDGNTDAAMKAYKEKLKIYPLAKKDDQPKMEFISGSGKTFNTIHANDEHFYKEIKTVLDKEPISFIDPELRGLLSSIGIQKNKPFAPDERMQKLMKDGVAIGNATARSLYFQPRDEKAYIYDDRLWKTAFIGKDYQWLVDKGEGGRNLDARTYFFYIATVNTPAMALKLIDKGSQYALIDQAKGGEYFDGSQNYKVNIPANVPAKNFWSVVAYDTQTRSELQTSQPLPSKNNQRDDFVENKDGSVDLYFGPKPPKGKEANWIETVPGKGWFAILRLYGPQEAWYDKTWKPGDVERVE encoded by the coding sequence ATGGTTACATCGAAGTTGAAAGCACTTGTGTTAGCGAGCAGTATCTTCATATCAAACCAAGTACTTGCTACGGAAAACTACAATACTGAGATTCCTCCAAGCATCATGACTCCAGATACCGTCCAAACCAGCATCGGTGAATTGAATTTTAAAGATGGTGCACCAACGGAGGAAACCGCACAAAAACTTTATGACAACCTCGATACATTTCGCTCAACAGAGGTGTTTCTCAACGCGATTCCTATGGCATCTGTAGAAGCGCTGCGCCTTGGGCACGTTGAATTAGGTTCAAAGTCATCAAATCAAGTCGTTGTGTTCGATAAACTGATGGATTCCAACCCACTATTCTTAACGGGCAATACCGATACCGTTTATGCCTCTGTCTTCCTCGACTTAGAGAAAGATGGACCAACAGTCATTGAGGTTCCTGAAGGCATGGGCCCGACGACCGTTAATGATGCATTCTTTCGCTTTGTCACCGACTTAGGCATTGTCGGACCCGATAAAGGTAAAGGCGGCAAATACCTAATTCTACCTCCTGGTTATGAAGGCGAAGTGCCGGAAGGTTACTTTGTTTCGCAATCCACCAGCTACACAAACTGGTTTATTGCTCGCGGCTTCTTGAAAGACGGTAACACCGATGCGGCAATGAAAGCCTACAAAGAAAAATTGAAAATCTACCCGCTAGCAAAGAAAGATGACCAACCCAAAATGGAGTTCATTTCAGGCAGTGGCAAAACGTTCAATACCATTCATGCGAACGACGAGCATTTCTACAAAGAGATAAAAACGGTATTGGATAAAGAGCCAATCTCGTTTATCGATCCAGAACTGCGCGGCTTACTATCGAGCATTGGTATTCAAAAGAACAAACCTTTTGCTCCTGACGAACGCATGCAGAAACTGATGAAAGACGGGGTTGCGATTGGTAACGCAACGGCTAGATCTTTATACTTCCAGCCGAGAGACGAAAAAGCCTACATCTATGATGATCGCCTATGGAAAACGGCATTTATTGGTAAAGATTACCAATGGTTAGTAGACAAGGGGGAAGGTGGACGCAACCTAGATGCTCGAACTTATTTCTTCTATATTGCAACAGTAAACACACCTGCGATGGCACTTAAGCTTATCGACAAAGGTTCACAATACGCGCTGATTGATCAGGCGAAAGGCGGTGAATATTTCGATGGTAGCCAAAACTACAAAGTGAATATTCCTGCGAATGTTCCTGCGAAAAACTTCTGGTCCGTAGTGGCTTACGACACGCAAACTCGCTCAGAGCTGCAAACGAGCCAACCATTACCAAGTAAGAATAATCAGCGTGATGACTTTGTCGAAAACAAAGATGGTTCAGTCGATTTGTACTTTGGCCCGAAGCCACCAAAAGGAAAAGAAGCAAACTGGATTGAAACCGTACCGGGTAAAGGCTGGTTTGCGATTCTGAGATTATATGGACCACAAGAAGCGTGGTATGACAAAACATGGAAACCGGGAGATGTGGAACGCGTAGAGTAA
- a CDS encoding LysR family transcriptional regulator: MKNTIDLNLYRFLGLLYDQQSQAKVCHTLDISRATFNRHLADCRDLFANELFIATKGNYAPTLFTTQLMLVVKEPLEQLEQAQQISQSFEGTDANIEYVFHAANPLSTLLTVPLLKGLSNTGYYPRISMMDWSLEGVEYPKAGTLAVGISGYPNDLNDNLVERKVGSLALFAYVADSHPLADNKNIDLTQLENFDTVRVSMGALDGNSYYERLRKRTGIKLEQKLTVASVFSALECAQVSQYVFIGFNMNEASILSGLTKIPVVFQGEGIFFDVGIQYHRACYQHPIVKRIEGLLSTCLKAI, translated from the coding sequence TTGAAGAACACCATCGACTTAAACTTATATCGCTTTTTGGGTCTGCTTTATGATCAGCAATCTCAGGCTAAGGTTTGTCATACCTTGGATATTAGCCGTGCGACGTTCAACCGACATTTAGCCGATTGCCGTGATTTGTTTGCCAATGAGTTGTTTATTGCGACAAAGGGAAATTATGCTCCGACTTTGTTTACCACTCAGTTGATGTTGGTGGTGAAAGAGCCGCTTGAGCAGTTAGAGCAAGCACAGCAAATCTCTCAGTCGTTTGAGGGGACGGATGCCAATATCGAGTATGTGTTCCATGCTGCCAATCCTCTTAGCACTCTGTTGACGGTGCCGTTGCTGAAAGGGCTGTCCAACACAGGCTACTATCCTAGAATATCCATGATGGACTGGTCGTTAGAGGGGGTTGAGTACCCCAAAGCAGGCACTCTGGCTGTTGGAATATCAGGATATCCGAATGATCTTAATGATAATCTTGTTGAACGGAAAGTGGGGTCGCTTGCCTTATTTGCTTATGTGGCGGACTCACACCCACTCGCTGACAATAAAAATATAGACCTCACTCAACTCGAGAACTTTGATACGGTTCGCGTATCGATGGGGGCTTTAGATGGTAACTCTTACTATGAGCGTTTGCGAAAGCGGACTGGTATCAAGCTAGAACAAAAGCTTACCGTTGCTTCTGTATTTTCAGCATTAGAGTGTGCTCAAGTGAGCCAATATGTGTTTATTGGATTCAATATGAATGAAGCATCGATACTTAGTGGGCTTACTAAAATCCCAGTGGTGTTCCAAGGTGAGGGAATCTTCTTTGATGTGGGGATTCAATACCATCGTGCTTGCTACCAACACCCTATTGTTAAACGTATTGAAGGACTGTTGTCGACTTGCTTAAAGGCGATTTAA
- a CDS encoding DMT family transporter: MNSKSLTILLFVSVCLIWGTTWFAMEVALHSIPPIFATALRFLLAAPLLAVLAKVFNQPLLFPKGKRQWLLIVALMYFAIPFTLMIYGEQYISSGLASIIFANMPVAVMLMSGLFLGLRLAKHQIFGLATAVVSLCLILGNEMQMGGDDYLIGTVCLGLAVAIHAVMYVLVQKHCKGIEVLTYNAVPSLIASLFLFAVSAMGESVNVESFTWDSISAVVYLGFVASVGGIVAYFKLGQVSTPFQASICFLIFPVVALLISCYINGEVLSEQSLVMMIPLLCGILLTKAPKGIFKLRGGLKTARS, from the coding sequence ATGAATTCGAAGTCGCTAACTATCTTGCTTTTTGTCTCTGTTTGCCTAATTTGGGGAACCACTTGGTTCGCAATGGAAGTGGCATTGCATTCTATCCCACCAATTTTTGCTACTGCATTACGCTTTTTACTCGCAGCACCTCTGCTTGCGGTATTAGCAAAAGTCTTCAACCAGCCACTGCTATTTCCTAAAGGCAAGCGTCAATGGTTGCTGATTGTTGCGCTGATGTACTTTGCGATTCCATTTACTTTGATGATCTATGGCGAGCAATACATCTCTTCTGGTCTAGCGTCGATCATCTTTGCCAATATGCCGGTCGCTGTGATGTTGATGTCAGGCCTATTCCTAGGCCTACGATTGGCTAAGCACCAAATATTTGGTTTGGCTACCGCTGTTGTAAGCCTATGTTTGATCCTCGGTAACGAAATGCAGATGGGTGGCGATGACTACCTAATTGGTACAGTTTGCTTAGGTCTTGCTGTGGCAATACACGCTGTTATGTATGTGTTAGTTCAAAAGCACTGCAAAGGCATCGAAGTACTGACGTACAACGCAGTCCCAAGTCTGATTGCTTCTCTATTCTTGTTCGCCGTTTCGGCGATGGGTGAAAGCGTGAATGTTGAATCCTTCACTTGGGATTCAATCTCAGCAGTAGTTTACCTAGGCTTTGTGGCAAGTGTTGGCGGCATTGTGGCCTACTTTAAACTCGGACAAGTTTCGACGCCATTCCAAGCGTCTATCTGCTTCCTGATTTTCCCTGTAGTTGCACTACTGATCTCTTGCTACATCAATGGAGAAGTACTATCTGAACAGTCACTGGTGATGATGATCCCTCTGCTTTGTGGCATCTTACTTACTAAGGCACCAAAAGGAATCTTCAAGTTACGTGGTGGATTAAAAACCGCAAGAAGCTAA
- a CDS encoding MFS transporter has protein sequence MFDKTASWKTPQNFLLLISIVVPIAFSSWMALLNNFVIEKANFDGADIGLLQSVREIPGFLAFTVVFVLAFIREQRFMLISLAMLTVGTAITGLFPSLTGLLLTTILMSTGFHYFETLKQSLSLQWLSKEEAPEMLGKMISVGALASLITYGSIWVMLEQLKLDFAWVYGITGGIGFILVLVMTFGFPEFQTKTQQNKKLVLRKRYWLYYALTFMSGARRQIFTVFAGFLMVEKFGYSAADVTLLFLVNYLFNFLFAKRIGRFIGVVGERKALIFEYVGLIGVFVGYGLVQSAEWAAALYVVDHLFFALALAIKTYFQKIADPADMASTAGVSFTINHIAAVVIPVVFGVIWLSSPATVFYIGAAMAAVSLALSLNIPKKPEEGNEVRMFSWR, from the coding sequence ATGTTCGATAAAACCGCGAGCTGGAAAACGCCGCAAAACTTCTTATTACTGATTTCGATTGTTGTCCCTATCGCGTTTTCGAGCTGGATGGCACTGCTGAATAACTTCGTTATTGAGAAAGCGAACTTTGATGGTGCGGATATTGGTTTATTGCAAAGTGTTCGTGAGATCCCTGGCTTCTTGGCTTTTACCGTGGTGTTTGTGTTGGCGTTCATTCGCGAACAACGCTTCATGTTGATATCGCTGGCGATGCTCACTGTCGGTACGGCGATTACCGGTTTGTTTCCTTCTCTCACTGGCCTTCTGCTGACCACCATTTTGATGTCGACGGGTTTTCACTATTTTGAAACGCTCAAGCAGTCTTTGTCACTCCAATGGCTGAGTAAAGAAGAAGCCCCTGAGATGCTGGGTAAAATGATCTCTGTTGGCGCGTTGGCCTCGTTAATTACTTATGGCTCAATCTGGGTGATGTTAGAACAGCTAAAGCTCGATTTTGCTTGGGTGTACGGCATTACTGGCGGTATTGGTTTTATTCTGGTTTTGGTGATGACCTTTGGTTTTCCTGAGTTTCAAACCAAGACTCAGCAAAATAAGAAGTTGGTGCTGAGAAAGCGTTACTGGCTCTACTACGCGCTCACCTTTATGAGTGGCGCGAGAAGACAGATCTTCACCGTGTTTGCTGGCTTTTTGATGGTAGAGAAGTTTGGTTACTCGGCTGCTGACGTAACGCTACTGTTCTTAGTCAATTACCTGTTTAACTTCTTATTTGCGAAACGTATTGGTCGATTTATCGGTGTGGTTGGAGAGCGGAAGGCGCTGATTTTCGAGTATGTTGGTTTGATTGGTGTGTTTGTCGGTTATGGTTTAGTACAAAGCGCTGAATGGGCGGCGGCGCTGTATGTTGTCGACCATCTGTTCTTTGCACTCGCATTAGCGATCAAAACCTACTTCCAGAAAATCGCTGATCCTGCCGATATGGCATCAACCGCAGGTGTCTCTTTCACCATCAACCATATTGCAGCGGTTGTTATTCCGGTCGTATTTGGGGTGATTTGGTTATCGTCCCCTGCAACGGTGTTCTACATAGGCGCTGCGATGGCGGCGGTATCTTTGGCGTTGTCTTTAAACATCCCTAAGAAGCCCGAAGAGGGCAATGAAGTGCGAATGTTTAGCTGGCGCTAA
- a CDS encoding phosphotransferase, with the protein MSQSISSKNLAQPAAVSSQNQPELYQKIAASLGCHQGFDVQVIQSLWGGYGELVRLGFSKERRSSFNSVIVKHVALPDKAEHPKGWNTKLSHQRKVHSYQVETAWYQSFAQQWDERCPVPVGLQCELQENEWLIIMQDLEDIGFPLISQFDVLAALDDLAIKDTQPYLASGYTLEEQNQRDACLKWLANFHAKHINVDQEHSASLWQVGTYWHLDTRPDELNALADLPLKSQAQHIDNLLRMSPYQTLVHGDAKLANFCFDLESERAAAVDFQYVGRGCAMKDVALFMSSAVRPQDCAQLEAEILEAYFRYLKAALTHYQPQLSFDDVEAAWRPMFYVAWADFQRFVKGWSPEHWKINPYTEQLTLRVLNQLDEQESVNVR; encoded by the coding sequence ATGTCTCAATCAATATCGTCAAAAAATCTCGCTCAACCAGCAGCGGTTTCAAGTCAAAATCAGCCAGAGCTCTATCAAAAAATAGCGGCCTCACTGGGTTGTCACCAAGGGTTTGATGTTCAGGTGATTCAAAGCCTATGGGGCGGGTATGGTGAATTAGTCCGTTTGGGTTTTTCTAAAGAAAGGCGTTCTTCATTCAACAGCGTAATTGTTAAACATGTCGCATTGCCAGATAAAGCAGAACACCCGAAGGGGTGGAATACCAAGCTATCTCATCAGCGTAAAGTACACTCTTACCAAGTTGAGACCGCGTGGTATCAGTCGTTTGCCCAACAGTGGGATGAGCGTTGTCCTGTGCCTGTAGGGCTGCAATGTGAGTTACAGGAGAACGAGTGGCTTATCATCATGCAAGACCTAGAGGACATCGGCTTCCCGTTGATCTCTCAGTTTGATGTACTTGCTGCTCTTGATGATTTAGCAATCAAAGATACTCAGCCTTATCTGGCGTCTGGTTACACACTAGAAGAGCAAAACCAACGCGATGCTTGCCTTAAATGGCTCGCTAACTTTCACGCAAAGCACATCAATGTAGACCAAGAACATTCAGCTTCATTGTGGCAAGTCGGTACATATTGGCATTTAGACACGCGGCCTGACGAGTTAAACGCATTGGCTGATTTACCGCTTAAGAGCCAAGCGCAGCACATTGATAATCTATTAAGGATGAGCCCATATCAAACCTTGGTACATGGTGACGCCAAGCTCGCCAACTTCTGCTTTGATTTAGAAAGTGAGCGCGCTGCTGCCGTTGATTTCCAATACGTTGGGCGTGGTTGTGCGATGAAAGATGTGGCCTTGTTCATGAGCAGCGCGGTTAGGCCGCAAGATTGCGCGCAGCTTGAAGCAGAGATCTTGGAGGCTTACTTTCGATACTTGAAAGCGGCACTCACGCACTATCAACCACAACTTTCTTTCGATGATGTTGAAGCCGCGTGGCGACCAATGTTTTACGTGGCATGGGCTGATTTTCAACGTTTTGTTAAAGGTTGGAGCCCTGAGCATTGGAAGATCAACCCGTATACCGAGCAACTTACCTTACGAGTGCTTAACCAATTAGACGAACAGGAGTCCGTCAATGTTCGATAA
- a CDS encoding GNAT family N-acetyltransferase → MHATKWDQDANQITVELKPNQFAVVKYQKDGDVLHITSTRIPDELQGKGFGKVMMESVLPEIEQAGFKIVPICSYVIHYMNRQPQWAHLLSDKA, encoded by the coding sequence ATGCACGCAACAAAATGGGATCAAGATGCGAATCAGATCACAGTTGAGCTAAAACCCAACCAGTTCGCGGTTGTTAAATATCAAAAGGACGGAGATGTACTACATATCACATCGACACGTATTCCTGATGAGCTTCAAGGTAAGGGCTTCGGTAAGGTGATGATGGAGTCGGTACTGCCTGAAATTGAACAAGCAGGTTTTAAAATTGTACCGATTTGTAGTTATGTGATTCATTACATGAATAGGCAGCCACAATGGGCACATCTTCTATCCGATAAAGCATAG
- a CDS encoding flagellar brake protein: MNAPLKKPLEHNQALQDPRNRTVSTLNSTDALSMIEHGSELTLNVSTPVGTKFLATTKFIGTHSDNCIVVEVPDVSNDDLSFFFQEGFWMTARAYSLRGEGALIHFKSQIHHRVGDPFPILVLSTPSSMQVTQLRKETRYEVNLASRIIFNDQRANCEIRDLSKSGCRFVTSPTSRAIQIADRVSIEVTPENYNGPLIPPLKGIICNLQKSTHYARYGVEFDDIGRSNAKHLLAKLKFDGTKLCLRNR, from the coding sequence ATGAACGCACCACTGAAGAAGCCTTTGGAGCATAATCAGGCACTTCAAGATCCTCGTAACCGCACCGTTTCTACGTTAAATAGCACCGATGCACTGTCCATGATAGAGCACGGCAGTGAACTGACATTAAATGTATCGACTCCAGTTGGCACTAAGTTTCTCGCCACCACCAAATTTATCGGTACGCACAGTGATAACTGCATTGTGGTAGAAGTTCCAGATGTATCTAACGACGATCTGAGCTTTTTCTTCCAAGAAGGTTTTTGGATGACAGCTCGTGCTTATTCTCTGCGAGGTGAAGGCGCACTTATCCACTTTAAAAGCCAAATTCACCATCGGGTTGGGGATCCCTTCCCTATTCTTGTGCTCTCTACACCAAGCTCGATGCAAGTAACTCAACTGCGTAAAGAGACACGCTACGAGGTGAACTTAGCTTCCAGAATCATCTTCAACGATCAACGAGCAAACTGTGAGATTAGAGACTTATCGAAAAGTGGTTGTCGTTTTGTTACCTCACCGACTTCTCGTGCGATTCAAATTGCCGATCGAGTCTCTATTGAAGTTACACCTGAGAACTACAATGGCCCACTTATACCGCCATTGAAAGGCATCATCTGTAATCTCCAAAAATCAACGCACTACGCTCGATACGGGGTAGAATTTGATGATATTGGCCGCTCTAATGCCAAGCACTTGTTGGCGAAGCTGAAGTTCGATGGCACCAAACTCTGTTTGCGAAATAGGTAA
- a CDS encoding Lon protease family protein: MAMQRLNTEQLYKVAELDKLPCKSTKELAPIDEIVGQERAQKAVEFAMSIKEKGYNIYAIGRNGLGKRTMILRYLNRHPQEVQELFDWCYIANFEDIRTPKVLKLPRGVGSSLKQDIEKLMRKLLKAMPLAFDNEMYFNRADRLKNQLAAKQQAALEAISQEAKDKGINLTITTQGDYQFVAMNGDDLHTEESFDLLTPEEQDQFDKTIDGLEVGLRTISRELTELEETYTEKVQKLNDDTARDVITHFIKQLKQDYSQYPDIKKYLTALRKDIVDNADIFLEESTEQAEVATASLDKKMPRRYKVNVIVSQKEETLPIVVEENPNYHSLFGYVETATFKGTVFTDFSLIRAGSLHRANGGVLLMDAVKVLEQPYVWEGLKRALRSRQLSFTSLEKEVTLTGAVSLDPEPIPLDVKIILFGDYHTYQLLQHYDAEFGELFRVTADFEDEMKRTADSEMHYARFISSIVHDNNMLHCDRKAIARIIEHSSRQAGDQSKLSLHSAHIANLLRESNYVAKGAKSNLIRATHVDQALSNQQMRVGRLQDSVMETFTNGTTLIHVDGQAVGQVNALSVLSTTDHMFGAPNRITATTAYGDGEVIDIERNVDLGGSIHSKGVMILSAYLSSVFGKTAKVPLTTNITFEQSYGGVDGDSASMAEFCAVVSAFSKQPNRQDIAITGSMNQFGESQPIGGVNEKIEGFFDVCEIKGRSNEQGVIIPRSNVHNLMLRNDIVKAVEKGEFNIWAIDHVTEAIELFTGKAAGEASDEGSYPIDTIFGIAQAKLNALRK; encoded by the coding sequence ATGGCGATGCAAAGACTCAATACAGAACAGCTGTATAAGGTAGCGGAACTCGATAAGCTACCATGTAAGTCGACCAAAGAACTGGCTCCAATTGACGAAATCGTCGGGCAAGAACGTGCACAAAAGGCCGTTGAGTTCGCGATGTCAATCAAGGAAAAGGGTTACAACATTTATGCGATAGGTCGAAATGGTCTTGGTAAACGCACCATGATCTTGCGCTACCTAAACCGACATCCTCAAGAAGTACAGGAGCTTTTTGATTGGTGCTATATCGCGAATTTTGAAGACATTCGTACACCTAAGGTGCTGAAATTGCCTCGTGGTGTTGGCAGCAGTTTGAAGCAAGATATTGAAAAGCTGATGCGTAAGCTTCTTAAAGCAATGCCACTCGCATTCGATAACGAGATGTACTTTAACCGCGCTGACCGATTAAAAAATCAGTTGGCCGCTAAACAACAAGCGGCGTTAGAAGCGATCAGTCAAGAAGCAAAAGATAAGGGCATCAACCTGACGATCACGACTCAGGGTGACTACCAATTTGTCGCGATGAATGGCGATGATCTTCATACTGAAGAGAGCTTCGACTTACTCACGCCAGAAGAGCAAGATCAATTCGATAAAACCATTGATGGATTGGAAGTCGGGCTGCGGACCATTTCTCGTGAACTGACAGAGCTTGAAGAGACGTACACAGAGAAAGTTCAAAAGTTGAATGATGATACGGCGCGAGATGTTATTACCCACTTCATCAAGCAACTGAAGCAAGATTACAGCCAATATCCAGACATTAAAAAGTACCTGACAGCACTGCGTAAAGACATTGTCGACAACGCAGATATTTTCTTAGAAGAGAGCACAGAGCAAGCAGAAGTTGCGACCGCCTCTTTGGATAAGAAAATGCCACGTCGCTACAAGGTGAACGTGATAGTGAGCCAGAAGGAGGAGACTCTGCCGATCGTGGTGGAAGAGAATCCGAATTATCACTCTTTGTTTGGTTATGTCGAGACGGCAACGTTCAAAGGCACCGTATTTACGGACTTCTCTTTGATTCGCGCTGGTAGTTTGCATAGAGCCAATGGCGGCGTATTACTGATGGATGCCGTGAAAGTACTTGAACAACCTTATGTGTGGGAAGGCTTGAAGCGCGCGCTGCGTTCGCGTCAATTGAGCTTCACGTCATTAGAAAAAGAGGTTACGTTAACGGGGGCGGTATCACTTGATCCAGAGCCTATTCCATTGGACGTTAAGATCATCCTGTTCGGTGATTACCACACGTATCAGCTACTGCAACACTACGATGCTGAGTTTGGTGAACTGTTCCGTGTGACGGCCGATTTTGAAGATGAGATGAAGCGTACTGCGGATTCTGAAATGCATTACGCACGCTTCATTTCAAGTATCGTACATGACAACAACATGCTGCATTGTGATCGCAAAGCGATTGCTCGGATCATTGAGCACAGTTCTCGTCAGGCGGGTGACCAAAGTAAGTTGTCGCTGCACTCGGCACATATTGCTAACCTGCTTCGTGAGTCAAACTACGTGGCGAAAGGGGCGAAGTCGAACCTGATTCGTGCTACGCATGTCGACCAGGCGCTATCTAACCAACAGATGCGTGTCGGGCGACTCCAAGACAGCGTTATGGAAACCTTCACAAACGGTACAACGCTGATTCATGTGGATGGTCAGGCGGTTGGGCAGGTCAATGCGCTGTCTGTACTTAGCACGACAGATCATATGTTTGGCGCACCGAACCGGATCACTGCAACCACCGCTTATGGTGACGGAGAAGTGATTGATATCGAAAGAAACGTAGACTTAGGCGGCAGTATTCACTCGAAAGGGGTGATGATCTTATCAGCTTATCTTTCTTCGGTATTTGGTAAGACAGCGAAAGTACCGCTTACTACCAATATCACCTTCGAACAATCGTATGGTGGCGTCGATGGTGATAGCGCGAGTATGGCCGAGTTCTGTGCGGTGGTGTCTGCATTCTCTAAGCAGCCGAACCGTCAAGACATCGCGATTACCGGCTCTATGAACCAGTTCGGTGAGTCCCAGCCTATTGGTGGTGTGAACGAGAAAATTGAAGGCTTCTTTGATGTGTGCGAAATCAAAGGACGTTCAAATGAGCAAGGGGTGATCATCCCACGTTCTAATGTTCACAACCTGATGCTGCGTAATGACATCGTAAAAGCGGTTGAAAAGGGCGAGTTTAATATTTGGGCTATCGACCACGTGACCGAAGCGATTGAGCTGTTTACAGGCAAAGCCGCCGGTGAGGCGAGTGATGAAGGTAGTTACCCAATCGATACTATCTTTGGTATCGCTCAAGCTAAACTGAACGCACTGCGTAAATAG